Proteins from a genomic interval of Acidimicrobiales bacterium:
- a CDS encoding CapA family protein, producing the protein MTPREFTRREILRVGLGIPVVGLSLEAGCTSEGRPARQSGTSSTASIRRSSSSTTAEGTRGRSVTFAFAGDTHFVDQWDTEGGASYMGVPTLAAQLRSDPQHLLSPVAPVFARADLTMVNLETAITDRGEAVKGKAYHFRSTALSFGALKAAGVDVIGMANNHALDYGPVGMADTFDAIADSGMPVLGIGHNAAEAFRPYVTTINDQRVAVFAATDWLEPALVGQWTATDTQPGLAFCIDPTRLLAAVSSVRPDVDTLVVFLHWGIETTHCASPEQHGLAQALIDAGADIIVGSHAHRVFGAGHVGNALIAYGLGNFVYFREDGESGSSGILLVTATGRQVDTYEWIPARIVHGIPKPETGSAEASDEAVWADRRACSGLTS; encoded by the coding sequence GTGACACCACGCGAGTTCACTCGTCGGGAGATACTGCGGGTGGGGCTGGGCATTCCGGTTGTTGGCTTGTCATTAGAGGCTGGTTGCACGAGTGAGGGCAGGCCGGCCCGCCAGTCTGGTACTTCGTCAACTGCTTCCATCCGAAGGTCGTCGTCCTCGACCACGGCCGAGGGGACACGAGGCCGTTCAGTTACGTTCGCGTTCGCGGGTGACACCCACTTCGTCGACCAGTGGGATACCGAGGGCGGGGCGTCATACATGGGGGTGCCGACCCTGGCCGCGCAGTTGCGTTCCGATCCGCAGCATCTCCTGTCCCCGGTTGCGCCGGTGTTCGCTCGAGCCGATCTCACCATGGTCAACCTGGAGACAGCCATTACCGACCGGGGCGAGGCGGTCAAGGGCAAGGCTTACCACTTCCGCTCGACGGCGTTATCCTTTGGGGCTCTAAAGGCGGCTGGCGTAGATGTGATCGGCATGGCTAACAACCACGCCCTCGATTACGGCCCTGTCGGTATGGCCGATACCTTTGACGCCATAGCGGATTCCGGCATGCCGGTACTGGGCATCGGCCATAACGCGGCCGAGGCCTTCAGGCCGTACGTAACGACGATCAATGACCAGCGGGTTGCGGTCTTTGCCGCCACGGATTGGCTGGAGCCGGCACTGGTGGGTCAGTGGACTGCGACCGACACCCAACCGGGCCTGGCCTTCTGCATAGACCCCACCCGGCTGCTCGCAGCGGTCAGCTCCGTACGACCGGATGTGGACACACTCGTGGTCTTCCTACACTGGGGCATCGAAACGACCCACTGCGCATCGCCCGAGCAACACGGTCTGGCCCAAGCTCTGATCGACGCCGGCGCAGACATCATCGTCGGTAGTCATGCCCACCGGGTCTTCGGCGCCGGCCATGTCGGCAACGCACTGATTGCCTACGGCTTGGGCAACTTCGTCTACTTCAGAGAGGACGGCGAATCCGGGAGCAGTGGGATACTGCTCGTAACCGCCACCGGACGACAAGTGGATACCTACGAATGGATACCCGCCCGGATCGTGCACGGTATCCCCAAGCCTGAAACCGGATCTGCGGAGGCCTCCGACGAGGCGGTGTGGGCCGATCGGCGAGCATGCAGCGGCCTGACCTCGTGA
- a CDS encoding metalloregulator ArsR/SmtB family transcription factor, translating into MSYDLLDPQMEAIFDALGDRTRRLIVKRLEGGPLPVVDIARDMPVARPAISQHLQVLKAAGLVVDRPAGNRRIYALDPEGLVELRRFIESFWEDALTRFARFAEKGIEPTQ; encoded by the coding sequence ATGAGCTACGACCTGCTTGATCCCCAGATGGAGGCGATCTTCGACGCCCTTGGAGATCGCACGCGGAGGCTCATCGTCAAGCGCCTTGAAGGTGGTCCGTTGCCCGTGGTCGACATCGCTCGTGACATGCCAGTCGCCCGGCCTGCGATAAGCCAGCATCTGCAAGTACTGAAGGCCGCTGGACTGGTCGTCGATAGACCGGCCGGCAACCGGAGGATCTATGCCCTCGATCCCGAGGGCCTGGTCGAGCTCCGTCGGTTCATCGAATCGTTCTGGGAGGACGCTCTGACTCGGTTCGCCAGGTTCGCCGAGAAGGGCATCGAACCAACGCAATGA
- a CDS encoding nuclear transport factor 2 family protein: protein MDRLVTLQGIDAQEKRFADAFASLDIRLASDLYHPEVVYLSPTTRLFGEPRAIEGVEATLDFIQMIIAGCRNIEYRLDERAVIPGATAAYTRIMFDWDADKGPRLRSEYVVVYRYRDGLIARQELYYDPSAPPGRV, encoded by the coding sequence GTGGACCGGCTCGTCACACTCCAAGGAATCGACGCCCAAGAGAAGCGATTTGCTGACGCATTTGCTTCGCTCGACATCCGCCTCGCTAGCGACCTGTATCACCCCGAGGTCGTCTACCTCAGCCCTACGACTCGGCTGTTCGGCGAGCCGCGGGCCATCGAAGGAGTCGAAGCGACACTCGACTTCATCCAGATGATAATTGCCGGCTGCCGAAACATCGAATACCGGCTCGACGAACGTGCCGTTATTCCGGGGGCAACCGCGGCGTACACGAGGATCATGTTCGATTGGGATGCCGACAAGGGCCCCCGGCTGCGGTCCGAGTATGTCGTCGTGTACCGCTACCGGGATGGTCTGATTGCTCGGCAAGAGCTCTATTACGACCCTAGCGCTCCTCCGGGCCGGGTCTGA
- a CDS encoding helix-turn-helix transcriptional regulator: MERQAQIRRGADLGHVLAEARRAKGFTQAEMAHEVGLTRVYLSALESGRSTPLLEHYLRALRRIGAEVTVTYTVPESKENGDG; this comes from the coding sequence ATGGAACGCCAAGCGCAAATAAGGAGAGGCGCCGATCTCGGTCACGTTCTCGCCGAAGCACGACGAGCCAAGGGATTCACCCAAGCCGAGATGGCCCACGAGGTCGGCCTTACTCGTGTCTACCTCAGCGCGCTTGAATCCGGCCGCAGCACACCTCTCCTTGAGCATTACCTCAGGGCACTACGGAGAATCGGGGCGGAAGTCACGGTGACCTACACAGTGCCCGAGAGCAAGGAAAATGGTGATGGCTAA
- a CDS encoding NlpC/P60 family protein, whose product MSSLPARALAVLVLLGFAAFATAVAVVGGALTSSATSGAVTGLEQAAQACAVFGGVGVLSSEQAQNAEVVVATALANSAENLLTAQIAVMAAYTESGLRNLGPDAGRADSLGLFQQRMSQGWGSASQEMDPAQATVMFVRRLVAVPGFSSIAPWDAAERVQRSVFQDASNYEANWSKAVAVVSVVESNGSSEGGCGQGVPGGLAGPAPSHGLPPGYAIPAGTPPAHAAAVAFALGQLGKPYVWGSAGPGSFDCSGLTAAAWAAAGVGLLHYTVDQLHEGQMVVPGLATPGDLVLIPGSDPPGPGLPGHVGLYLGDGLVLSAVDAVTGVAVQSWATFVSGGLEGVVDPAPGR is encoded by the coding sequence ATGAGTTCGCTGCCCGCGCGCGCACTCGCGGTCCTGGTCCTCTTGGGATTTGCCGCGTTCGCGACGGCCGTGGCGGTGGTGGGAGGAGCTTTGACATCTTCTGCCACAAGCGGGGCGGTGACCGGTTTGGAACAGGCGGCTCAGGCGTGTGCCGTGTTCGGAGGCGTTGGTGTGTTGTCAAGCGAGCAGGCGCAGAACGCGGAGGTGGTCGTTGCCACAGCTCTAGCCAACTCGGCGGAGAACTTGTTGACGGCTCAAATCGCAGTGATGGCGGCTTATACCGAGTCGGGATTGAGGAACTTGGGTCCGGACGCCGGTCGCGCGGACAGCTTGGGTCTTTTTCAACAGCGGATGTCGCAGGGTTGGGGATCGGCCAGTCAGGAGATGGATCCGGCGCAAGCGACGGTGATGTTCGTGCGCCGCCTGGTCGCGGTCCCGGGATTCAGCTCGATTGCTCCCTGGGATGCAGCCGAGCGGGTTCAGCGTTCGGTCTTCCAGGACGCGAGCAACTACGAGGCGAACTGGTCGAAGGCAGTGGCAGTCGTTTCGGTGGTCGAGTCGAATGGGAGTTCGGAGGGCGGTTGCGGCCAGGGTGTGCCTGGTGGTTTGGCCGGGCCGGCGCCGTCCCATGGCTTGCCGCCGGGATATGCCATCCCTGCCGGCACTCCTCCGGCGCACGCCGCCGCGGTGGCTTTCGCGCTCGGGCAGCTCGGCAAGCCCTATGTGTGGGGTTCTGCGGGACCCGGATCGTTCGATTGCTCCGGGTTGACGGCCGCGGCGTGGGCTGCGGCAGGGGTCGGTTTGCTGCATTACACGGTGGATCAGCTTCATGAGGGTCAGATGGTCGTGCCTGGATTGGCCACGCCGGGGGATCTGGTGCTGATCCCGGGGTCCGACCCGCCGGGACCGGGCCTTCCCGGGCACGTGGGTCTGTATTTGGGCGACGGTCTGGTTCTATCGGCGGTCGACGCAGTCACAGGCGTGGCGGTGCAGTCCTGGGCGACGTTTGTTTCAGGGGGTCTGGAGGGGGTCGTCGATCCGGCGCCGGGCCGATGA
- a CDS encoding HipA domain-containing protein, translating to MAKLEPLAVWLNDTHVADLHPTNAWTLRCRYTSEALDLAPVGAPLLSCSLPLGTSRLNATVFCNGLLPEGQHREAMASLARVASMDTYHLLARFGRDVAGALVIGDSPEKSQGSVEPYTAETLEAEIAELPDRPLGLHDDSELSVAGLQNKLLLVKLEDGTWGRPVHGQPSTHILKLDDPRHPGLIEAEASCLRIARAIGLTTIDPELVTIGGQRCLIVERFDRITVNGVVKRIHQEDMCQALARDPEAAGGRGKYERYGGPSLAQVAELLETWGADPLAELRQLLRATSFNVVIGNADAHGKNLALLRPDYRSVTLSPLYDTIPTVLWPKLRPTTAMTIGAKDKINTIKAKDLLAEARRWRVPDDQAEQVVRETFDQIRAVVSDIEVLPEVQRLVVQRIDQIRDTSHSGSL from the coding sequence ATGGCTAAGCTCGAGCCTCTCGCCGTTTGGCTGAACGACACCCACGTAGCCGACCTGCATCCAACAAACGCCTGGACTCTCAGATGTAGGTACACCTCCGAAGCGCTCGATCTGGCCCCGGTAGGCGCACCCCTGCTCTCCTGCTCCTTACCCCTCGGTACCAGCAGACTCAACGCCACCGTGTTTTGCAACGGTCTTCTTCCCGAAGGCCAGCACCGTGAGGCTATGGCCTCCCTGGCTCGCGTCGCCTCGATGGATACCTACCATCTGCTCGCCCGCTTTGGTCGTGACGTCGCCGGCGCTCTCGTCATCGGTGACTCGCCTGAGAAGAGCCAGGGCTCGGTCGAGCCCTACACAGCTGAGACGCTTGAGGCCGAGATAGCAGAGCTGCCGGACCGACCTCTCGGGTTGCACGACGATTCTGAACTATCTGTCGCCGGTCTCCAGAACAAGCTGCTGCTCGTCAAACTCGAGGACGGCACCTGGGGTCGCCCCGTGCACGGCCAGCCCTCAACCCACATCCTCAAACTTGACGACCCCAGACACCCTGGGCTCATCGAGGCCGAAGCCTCTTGTTTGCGCATCGCCCGCGCTATTGGGCTCACCACGATCGATCCCGAATTGGTCACCATCGGTGGCCAGAGGTGCCTCATCGTCGAACGCTTCGATCGAATCACTGTTAACGGTGTTGTCAAGCGGATCCATCAGGAAGACATGTGTCAGGCTCTCGCTCGAGATCCAGAAGCGGCCGGGGGCCGTGGCAAGTACGAGAGATACGGCGGACCCAGTCTCGCCCAGGTCGCCGAACTGCTTGAGACCTGGGGTGCTGACCCCCTCGCCGAGTTGCGGCAGCTGTTGAGGGCCACATCCTTCAATGTCGTCATCGGCAATGCAGATGCCCACGGCAAGAACCTTGCGCTCCTACGTCCGGATTACCGATCCGTGACGCTTTCACCCCTCTACGACACGATCCCGACCGTCTTGTGGCCAAAGCTGCGCCCCACTACCGCCATGACGATTGGTGCGAAAGACAAGATCAACACGATTAAGGCCAAGGATCTTCTGGCTGAGGCGCGGCGTTGGCGTGTCCCGGACGATCAAGCCGAACAAGTCGTTCGCGAGACCTTCGACCAAATCAGGGCAGTCGTGTCCGACATCGAAGTACTGCCCGAGGTTCAGAGGTTGGTGGTCCAACGAATCGACCAGATCCGCGACACATCGCATTCTGGCTCTCTTTGA
- a CDS encoding VOC family protein: MGKPVVGWFEVTGKDGPALQNFYSKLFGWKVNDAGDGSGYGLVEAGERGIAGGIGASQDGGSGGVTFYVEVDDPAKFLEKAEKLGGMTIVPPTEIENFGLTFAFFADPEGHVVGLSRGAIQ, from the coding sequence ATGGGTAAGCCAGTCGTCGGGTGGTTCGAGGTCACGGGCAAAGACGGTCCGGCGCTTCAGAACTTCTATTCGAAGCTATTCGGTTGGAAGGTCAACGACGCCGGCGACGGGTCCGGTTACGGGTTGGTTGAGGCCGGGGAACGCGGGATCGCCGGCGGTATCGGCGCCAGTCAGGATGGCGGATCGGGCGGAGTTACCTTCTATGTCGAGGTCGACGACCCGGCGAAGTTCCTCGAAAAGGCCGAGAAACTCGGGGGCATGACGATCGTTCCGCCGACCGAGATCGAGAACTTCGGACTGACCTTCGCGTTCTTCGCCGACCCCGAGGGGCACGTTGTTGGCCTCTCCAGAGGCGCCATTCAGTGA
- a CDS encoding uroporphyrinogen-III synthase — MGFTVGITADRRWDEQALLFERSGARVVHGPTIRTQPLGAETPLRRATEGVIARPPAVLIANTGLGVRSWFANADTWGIGRALETALARTRIFARGPKASGAIHSAGLAVVARARTERLSEVVDLVLESLAPGERVVLQLDGSSETVEVERLRRAGAKVVTLPIYRWTLPDDTGPAIRLAESVIDGRLHAVTFTAGPAIRNWLTIAADAGIETELRRGLTDGRSVVGCVGPVCAEAAAAEGLLSPHLIQPDTFRLGPMVRAVTDRLTERRVTLQIAPSSMVLSGNTVIIAGQCISLTDTEARLLSTLARHPNTVFTKERLLQTVWSGTAADAHTVEVGIARLRKRLGAHGESIHSVHRRGYALRTSTASHTKRTI, encoded by the coding sequence GTGGGTTTCACCGTGGGCATCACGGCCGACCGCAGGTGGGACGAACAAGCCCTCCTGTTCGAGAGGAGCGGCGCCAGGGTGGTGCACGGTCCGACCATCCGCACCCAGCCCCTCGGGGCGGAGACCCCTCTTCGCCGCGCGACCGAGGGTGTGATCGCCCGGCCGCCGGCGGTGCTCATTGCCAACACCGGACTGGGCGTTCGCTCGTGGTTTGCGAACGCCGATACTTGGGGGATCGGGCGGGCTCTTGAAACCGCCCTCGCGCGGACACGCATCTTCGCCCGCGGACCCAAGGCGTCAGGGGCGATCCATTCCGCCGGCCTGGCCGTGGTAGCCCGCGCTCGAACGGAACGGCTCAGCGAAGTAGTTGACCTGGTCCTAGAGAGCCTGGCACCCGGGGAGCGAGTGGTGCTGCAACTGGACGGGAGCTCGGAGACTGTCGAGGTCGAGCGCCTACGCCGAGCGGGCGCCAAGGTTGTCACGCTACCGATCTACCGATGGACCCTCCCCGATGACACCGGTCCGGCCATACGACTGGCCGAGTCGGTAATCGACGGTCGATTGCATGCAGTGACATTTACTGCCGGGCCGGCCATCCGTAACTGGCTAACCATCGCGGCCGACGCGGGAATCGAAACGGAACTGCGCCGCGGGCTGACCGACGGGCGGTCAGTCGTAGGATGTGTCGGTCCCGTCTGCGCCGAAGCAGCTGCCGCCGAAGGGCTACTGTCACCGCACCTGATCCAACCGGACACCTTCCGCCTCGGGCCCATGGTGCGAGCGGTGACCGACCGGCTCACCGAGCGTCGCGTCACCCTGCAGATTGCTCCGAGCTCGATGGTGCTCAGCGGCAATACGGTGATCATCGCCGGCCAATGCATCTCCTTGACCGACACCGAGGCCCGGCTGTTATCAACCCTGGCCAGGCATCCGAACACGGTCTTTACCAAGGAACGCCTACTGCAAACCGTTTGGTCCGGCACCGCCGCCGACGCTCATACCGTCGAAGTTGGAATCGCAAGACTTCGTAAGCGCCTCGGGGCCCACGGCGAGTCCATCCACTCAGTCCATCGCCGCGGGTACGCACTGCGAACGTCGACCGCTTCTCACACCAAGAGGACTATCTGA
- a CDS encoding SRPBCC domain-containing protein, which produces MTPPDPSAPIIEPVRMTVRVRRNIEDAFDIFTRDIGSWWPLDRFSFDTERSRELHLEPFEGGRFYERYRDGVEHDNGRVLRWEPPRLVAYAWRHDDWSEATEVEVKFIAEQPKLTRVELEHRAWERLGVEGANWRDMYNNGWPTVIRCFASFAGVA; this is translated from the coding sequence ATGACGCCACCCGATCCGTCGGCTCCGATCATCGAGCCGGTGCGCATGACCGTGCGGGTGCGAAGGAATATCGAAGACGCCTTCGATATCTTCACGAGGGACATCGGCTCCTGGTGGCCACTGGACCGATTCAGCTTTGACACCGAACGATCCCGCGAGCTTCATCTCGAGCCGTTCGAAGGTGGCCGGTTCTACGAGCGTTACCGCGACGGAGTCGAGCATGACAACGGCCGAGTCCTTCGATGGGAGCCACCCCGGCTCGTTGCCTACGCCTGGCGTCACGACGACTGGTCCGAGGCGACTGAGGTTGAGGTGAAGTTCATCGCTGAGCAGCCGAAACTAACAAGGGTCGAGCTGGAGCACCGCGCATGGGAACGACTCGGAGTCGAAGGCGCGAATTGGCGAGACATGTACAACAACGGCTGGCCGACAGTGATCAGATGTTTCGCCTCGTTTGCCGGGGTCGCTTAG
- a CDS encoding HAMP domain-containing sensor histidine kinase: protein MRAIRWPHPTVRLRLTLTYTALFVVTGAALLGVSYVLLQQREKGPGTAVQIICTTKGPDGQPVSAAVGVNVNQPGPLTVNPSSCPSAVGSVYYHSFSGGIGGGEAGASGTLPGSGAVLGKVPGPIPGPTAAELSRLTNTVKASQAQTLRTFKVDSALALGLLTILAFGLSWWMAGRALRPVHRITDAARSLSEQTLHARINLDGPNDELKQLADTFDSMLGRLDRAFNSQRRFVANASHELRTPLATERVLIDEALANRSATPDELRSILEELRTNSEDTERLIDALLVLARSERGVDKWTTVELSATTTAVVEHARVEAALAGVLVETDLQRVPVSGDPALIERLVGNLVENAVRHNVVGGSVSVATRAEGDVALVEVANTGAVLDPAVVSGLVEPFRRGRADRSSHDGGFGLGLSIVDAIVGAHHGSMTVAARQRGGLDCTVRLPLAEAVNSSVAVSTPVVEVGTQD from the coding sequence ATGAGAGCGATCCGATGGCCGCACCCAACCGTGCGGCTGCGGTTGACCCTCACCTACACCGCGCTGTTCGTCGTAACCGGGGCGGCCCTGCTCGGGGTCAGCTACGTACTCCTCCAGCAGCGGGAAAAAGGACCGGGAACCGCGGTGCAGATCATCTGCACGACCAAGGGCCCCGACGGTCAGCCGGTCAGCGCCGCCGTGGGTGTCAACGTCAACCAGCCCGGCCCGTTGACGGTGAACCCGAGCAGCTGCCCCAGCGCCGTCGGGAGCGTCTACTACCACTCGTTCTCAGGCGGCATCGGCGGCGGAGAGGCGGGGGCGAGCGGAACGCTGCCTGGCAGCGGAGCCGTACTCGGCAAAGTGCCGGGACCGATTCCTGGTCCGACTGCCGCAGAACTCAGCCGGCTGACCAACACCGTCAAGGCGAGCCAGGCGCAAACGCTCCGCACCTTCAAGGTCGATTCTGCACTGGCACTCGGACTCCTCACTATCCTGGCGTTCGGACTTTCGTGGTGGATGGCCGGACGGGCACTCCGTCCGGTCCACCGGATCACTGACGCAGCGCGGAGCCTTTCCGAGCAGACCCTCCACGCCCGAATCAACCTGGACGGGCCCAACGACGAGCTGAAACAACTTGCCGACACGTTCGACTCGATGCTGGGTCGGCTCGATCGTGCGTTCAATAGCCAGCGGCGCTTTGTAGCCAACGCATCACACGAGTTGCGCACCCCGTTGGCGACGGAACGGGTCCTCATCGACGAAGCCCTGGCCAACCGGTCAGCGACCCCCGACGAGCTTCGTTCGATCCTGGAGGAGCTGCGAACCAACAGCGAGGACACCGAACGGCTGATCGACGCCCTCCTGGTGCTCGCCCGTTCCGAGCGCGGCGTCGACAAGTGGACAACCGTAGAGCTTTCGGCGACTACGACCGCGGTTGTCGAGCACGCCCGCGTCGAAGCTGCGCTCGCCGGGGTCCTGGTTGAGACGGACCTACAGCGCGTACCGGTCAGCGGTGATCCTGCTCTGATCGAGAGGCTCGTCGGGAACCTGGTCGAAAACGCGGTTCGGCACAACGTCGTTGGCGGATCGGTGTCGGTGGCAACTCGAGCTGAGGGTGACGTGGCCCTCGTTGAGGTGGCTAACACCGGGGCGGTCCTCGATCCCGCCGTGGTCTCCGGGTTGGTGGAGCCGTTCCGGCGGGGGAGAGCGGACCGCAGCTCACACGATGGCGGATTCGGCCTTGGGCTCTCGATCGTCGACGCGATCGTCGGCGCCCACCACGGGAGCATGACCGTTGCGGCGCGTCAGCGGGGTGGCCTCGACTGCACAGTGCGATTGCCGCTCGCAGAGGCTGTCAACAGCTCAGTCGCCGTGTCGACACCCGTCGTAGAAGTAGGCACACAGGACTAA
- a CDS encoding MFS transporter yields the protein MTKPSSTEETPRPVWTLVLVAFGLFMTALDTLVVTTALPVLRVSLHTTLSDLEWTVNAYNLAFACSLLTGAALGDRFGRRRIFCTGLSVFTLASAGSALAPTVGVLIATRALQGVGAAMVMPLTLTLISEAFPAERRGMAIGVWGGIAGLAVAGGPVVGGAVVQGINWHWIFWLNVPIGLILVPLAAKRLSESYGPRPRLDLVGLGLAGAGFFGLTWGLVRANTVGWSSSEVTAALVGGVVIIGAFLWWEQRTSTPMLSLSLFRRPSFSSANGTSFFMYAGLFGAVFLMSQFFQTAQHLSPLQTGLRLLPWTGAPMFVSPIAGKLAERYGNRPFMALGLLLQAVGLAWIAAIASTRVGFGEIGAALGVAGLGIGMVFPTVSTEVLAAVPPEEVGVASGTNSALRELGGVLGVAVLASVFSRPGIYTTSTVFVDGFKAALWVGAGFSLAGVVAAIAGTRRSLTREVFDRDQTAPVLAEALGG from the coding sequence ATGACCAAACCCAGCTCCACGGAGGAGACTCCGCGTCCTGTCTGGACGTTGGTGCTCGTAGCGTTCGGATTGTTCATGACCGCTCTGGACACGTTGGTGGTGACGACAGCTCTGCCAGTGCTGCGCGTGTCACTGCACACGACGTTGTCGGATCTGGAGTGGACGGTCAACGCCTACAACCTCGCGTTCGCTTGCTCGCTGCTTACGGGCGCCGCGCTCGGCGATCGGTTTGGACGACGACGAATCTTCTGCACAGGCCTGTCGGTGTTCACCCTGGCCTCAGCAGGGTCGGCCTTGGCGCCAACGGTTGGGGTCCTCATCGCCACCCGGGCGCTGCAAGGCGTGGGCGCAGCGATGGTGATGCCTCTCACGCTCACTCTCATCAGCGAGGCTTTCCCGGCAGAACGTCGGGGGATGGCAATAGGGGTATGGGGCGGCATCGCCGGCCTAGCCGTCGCAGGCGGTCCCGTTGTGGGAGGCGCGGTCGTACAGGGCATCAACTGGCACTGGATCTTTTGGTTGAACGTTCCGATAGGCCTAATTCTCGTGCCTTTGGCGGCCAAACGATTGAGCGAAAGCTACGGCCCCCGACCTCGCCTTGACCTGGTTGGGCTGGGATTGGCCGGCGCGGGATTCTTCGGGCTGACTTGGGGCTTGGTACGGGCGAACACTGTCGGCTGGTCAAGCAGCGAGGTGACTGCTGCGCTCGTCGGTGGCGTAGTTATCATCGGCGCGTTTTTGTGGTGGGAGCAGAGAACCTCGACGCCAATGCTTTCGCTTTCCCTGTTTCGTCGCCCGAGCTTCTCGAGCGCGAACGGCACGAGTTTCTTCATGTACGCCGGTCTCTTCGGTGCCGTCTTCTTGATGTCGCAGTTCTTCCAGACGGCGCAGCACCTCTCGCCGCTGCAAACCGGCTTGCGTCTCCTGCCCTGGACGGGTGCCCCGATGTTCGTCTCACCGATTGCGGGCAAGCTCGCCGAGCGCTACGGCAACCGTCCGTTCATGGCCCTAGGCCTGCTACTCCAAGCGGTTGGTCTCGCCTGGATCGCGGCGATCGCGAGCACCCGCGTCGGGTTCGGCGAGATCGGGGCCGCCCTCGGCGTCGCTGGTCTCGGAATCGGGATGGTCTTCCCGACGGTATCTACCGAAGTATTGGCGGCCGTACCGCCCGAGGAGGTCGGGGTTGCCTCAGGTACCAACAGCGCGCTTCGCGAGCTCGGCGGCGTTCTCGGTGTCGCCGTCCTTGCTTCAGTGTTCTCCAGGCCAGGCATCTACACAACATCGACCGTCTTCGTTGACGGTTTCAAGGCCGCCTTGTGGGTGGGTGCTGGATTCTCACTCGCGGGCGTAGTGGCAGCGATCGCCGGCACACGCCGCTCGCTCACCCGCGAGGTCTTCGATCGCGACCAGACCGCGCCAGTCCTCGCTGAGGCCCTCGGAGGTTAG
- a CDS encoding DUF6112 family protein, with translation MTAIAMFAGGVNVSPNSSGLPGISELQNIVGALLTLGLLAALAGLAIASAAWAVGSHSANPILAGRGKTGVIVSFVSAGLTGGAVALIDFFSSAGAHL, from the coding sequence ATGACAGCAATCGCAATGTTCGCCGGCGGTGTGAACGTGTCGCCCAACAGCTCGGGTCTTCCTGGGATCAGTGAGTTACAGAACATCGTTGGTGCGTTGCTCACGCTTGGCTTGCTCGCGGCTCTGGCCGGGTTGGCGATCGCGTCGGCGGCTTGGGCTGTCGGAAGTCATTCGGCAAATCCGATCCTCGCCGGTCGAGGCAAGACAGGCGTGATCGTCTCGTTTGTATCGGCGGGTCTCACAGGTGGTGCTGTTGCACTGATCGACTTCTTCTCCTCGGCAGGCGCGCATTTGTGA